Genomic segment of Bdellovibrio bacteriovorus:
AGTCGGCTATTAGCTTCGTCAGGCCCAAGCCCTCGGTCCACGGTGACCTGATGTTCAGTCAAAATCTCATCAGCTTTTCGCGCCCAAGGGGGGATGGAACTATTTGGGCTCATGGCGTCCTTTGTGCGGGATAGACCCTTTTTTCCCTTAAGAGATAGAGGACCGGAATGACGAACAAAGTAAGTAATGTCAGTGAGATGAGGCCACCGAACATCGGCGATGAAAGTCGCTTCATCACGTCTGCGCCAAGTCCGGTAGCAAGCATGACAGGCAAAAGACCAAAGATATTCATGCTGACCGCCATGAGAACCGAACGCATGCTCTTTTGGGCTCCATCAACCGTAGCCGCGATAAAATCATCGTGACCCTTGAGTGTCCCTTCCTTACGTCTTCGATTCCATGCCTCGTCAATGAACACAATCATGATCGAAGCGGTTTCAACTGCCACACCAATTAGCGCGATGGCCCCAGCCCAAACAGCGACACTCGTGTTGTAATTGAGCCCCCACATGAGGAGAATGCCGCCAATGAGAGAAAGTGGAACAGAGAACATGATAAGCAAGCTTTTCGATACAGATCGCATACTGAAATACAGAAACGCGAAAATGAGTAAGAGTGTGAGTGGTAAAATGATTTTCATTCGATTCTGCATTCGCTCTAAATATTCATATTGCCCCGTCCAAGACACAAAATAACCAGGAGGCATTTTGATGTTTTCCAGAACTGCTTTTTTAGCATCGTTTACGTAGCTTCCGGGATCTCTATCTTGTAAGTCGATGTAGACGTACCCGGCTAACGAACCATTTTCGTTAAGAACCATTGGCGGTCCCTTTCGGGTTACGAGCTGGCCCAACTGTCCAAGCGGAATCTGTGTTCCAGTTGGAGTTGCCACAAGAGTCCGACTGAGCTTATCAATGCTATCTCGAAGTTCCCGCGGATAACGCACATTGATGGTATACCTTTCGCGACCTTCAATGGTTTGGGAAATTTCCATTCCACCTATGGCAGTCTCGACCACAATTTGGACATCACCAACGTTGAGACCATATCTTTGTAGATCTTCTCGGTTCGGCTCAAAATCGAGATAGTAGCCGCCAATAATTCGCTCGGCGTAAACGCTTCTGGTTCCAGGAACATTGGCTAAGGTTCGCTCAAGTTGTTGTCCGATGTCCTCAATGACCTTGAGGTCTTTACCAAACACCTTGATTCCGATGGGTGTACGTATACCCGTGGAAAGCATATCAATTCGCCCACGAATTGGCTTCGTCCAGGCGCGGTTGAGGCCCGGTACTTCGACGGCTTTGTCAAGCGCCGCAATCAGTTCATCTTCACTTAAACCTTTTCGCCATTCAGATCTTGGTTTCAACCGAATGGTGTATTCAAACATTGAAAGTGGTGCTGGATCTGTTGCTGTATCAAACTTGCCAGCCTTACCAAACACACTTTCAACTTCTGGTACGGTCTTTATAGCTTGGCTTTGGCGTGTCAGAAGATCTGTTGCTGAGGTCACTGAAATTCCGGGGACTGTAATTGGCATGAAAAGTAGATCACCTTCCCATAGCGAAGGCATAAATTCTGATCCCAAACGCGAAAAGCCAAACAGGCTCAAGGCCACCATAGCTGCGGTGGCAACCAACACGACCTTTGACTTCTTCAAACACCAAATCAAAGCAGGTCTATAGAGCGATTGTAACTTTCGGTTGACGGGATTTTCTTCTTCAGAGCGAATACGACCTTTCAGAAAGTAGGCGATCAAAGGCGGTGTCACAGTGATCGACACAAGGGCCGCGGCAATCATTGCGAAGGTCTTCGTGTAAGCCAGAGGATGAAACAGCTTTCCCTCTTGCGCTTGCAAAGCAAAAATAGGAAGAAATGAAACACTGATAATGAGTAAAGCACTAAAGATCGAAGGGCCGAGCTCTTGACAAGCCTCTGTCACAA
This window contains:
- a CDS encoding efflux RND transporter permease subunit; translation: MIARIIDWCSRNSRITFAIAAFLGLWGIYCLKNIQVDAIPDLSETQVIIYTEWMGRSPDLVEDQITYPLVASMLSAPKVKVARGFSMFGMSFVYVIFEDDTDLYWARSRVVEYLSKISGQLPQGAKTSLGPDASGVGWVFQYVLEDKSSRHDLAEIKTFQDWYLKYWLASVPGVAEVSSIGGFERQYQVEVDPNRLASLKIPIERVIRAIRENNKDVGGRTLEISEREYYVRGLGYIKDPRELENISLGLSSTGTPIRVADVARVNIGPNIRRGLSDFNGKGDTVGGLIVMRQGEEVSRVIERVKAKIEEVKGAFPPGVELKVVYDRSSLIQEAIETLRNNIFEEMVLVCLIILLFLFHVRSALVVAITLPLSVLISMIPLYHLDISLNIMSMGGIILAIGDIVDGVVVFIENSHKKIAEHGQSRSRLELVTEACQELGPSIFSALLIISVSFLPIFALQAQEGKLFHPLAYTKTFAMIAAALVSITVTPPLIAYFLKGRIRSEEENPVNRKLQSLYRPALIWCLKKSKVVLVATAAMVALSLFGFSRLGSEFMPSLWEGDLLFMPITVPGISVTSATDLLTRQSQAIKTVPEVESVFGKAGKFDTATDPAPLSMFEYTIRLKPRSEWRKGLSEDELIAALDKAVEVPGLNRAWTKPIRGRIDMLSTGIRTPIGIKVFGKDLKVIEDIGQQLERTLANVPGTRSVYAERIIGGYYLDFEPNREDLQRYGLNVGDVQIVVETAIGGMEISQTIEGRERYTINVRYPRELRDSIDKLSRTLVATPTGTQIPLGQLGQLVTRKGPPMVLNENGSLAGYVYIDLQDRDPGSYVNDAKKAVLENIKMPPGYFVSWTGQYEYLERMQNRMKIILPLTLLLIFAFLYFSMRSVSKSLLIMFSVPLSLIGGILLMWGLNYNTSVAVWAGAIALIGVAVETASIMIVFIDEAWNRRRKEGTLKGHDDFIAATVDGAQKSMRSVLMAVSMNIFGLLPVMLATGLGADVMKRLSSPMFGGLISLTLLTLFVIPVLYLLREKRVYPAQRTP